In Sporosarcina psychrophila, a genomic segment contains:
- a CDS encoding LLM class flavin-dependent oxidoreductase: MSIKLSILDQSPISEGSNAVESLKHTAQLARKAEEWGYTRFWVSEHHDATTLAGSSPEILISHLASVTSSIRLGSGGVMLPHYSAYKVAENFKLLEALFPGRIDAGVGRAPGGMPRATYALHDGNYRDVNKFPGQVDDLLMYLNDTMPAEHIYQGLKATPIIEEAPPVWMLGSSQSSALLAAEKGLPYMFAQFINGEGGPSYANHYRKRFQPSAYLQRPRQAVAVFFACAETEEEAERIISSLDLSMVMLEQGMPSVGTPSPDKALTYPYSHYEQQRVIENRKRMIVGTPKKVRAEIEKIAEEYNADEVMLVMIAYDFQDKLKSYELIAKEMLV, translated from the coding sequence ATGTCCATAAAATTAAGCATTTTAGACCAATCGCCAATTTCCGAAGGCAGTAACGCAGTAGAATCGCTAAAACACACAGCACAACTTGCACGAAAAGCTGAGGAATGGGGCTATACGCGGTTCTGGGTTTCCGAACATCATGACGCAACAACACTGGCTGGGTCATCACCTGAAATACTTATCTCACATCTTGCATCTGTTACGTCTTCAATCCGTTTAGGGTCAGGTGGTGTAATGTTGCCTCATTACTCGGCTTATAAAGTAGCTGAGAACTTCAAACTTCTTGAAGCACTTTTTCCAGGACGGATTGATGCTGGGGTTGGCCGCGCACCGGGTGGAATGCCGCGTGCGACATATGCACTGCATGATGGGAACTACCGAGATGTCAATAAATTCCCTGGACAAGTGGATGACCTGCTCATGTATTTGAATGACACAATGCCAGCAGAGCACATATATCAAGGCTTGAAAGCAACGCCCATCATTGAAGAAGCACCACCAGTTTGGATGTTGGGATCAAGCCAAAGTTCCGCACTTCTCGCAGCAGAAAAAGGGTTGCCGTATATGTTTGCACAGTTCATCAACGGAGAAGGCGGCCCTTCTTACGCGAATCACTATCGCAAAAGATTCCAACCTTCTGCATATTTGCAAAGGCCAAGGCAGGCAGTTGCTGTCTTCTTCGCCTGTGCGGAAACGGAAGAAGAAGCGGAGCGAATTATCTCTTCACTTGATTTGTCCATGGTTATGCTTGAACAGGGAATGCCCTCAGTTGGAACTCCTTCACCCGACAAAGCGCTTACTTATCCATATAGTCATTATGAACAGCAACGGGTTATCGAAAATCGCAAACGGATGATTGTCGGTACGCCAAAAAAGGTCCGTGCTGAGATTGAAAAAATTGCAGAAGAATATAATGCGGATGAAGTGATGCTTGTCATGATTGCTTACGATTTCCAAGATAAGCTGAAATCCTATGAATTGATTGCTAAGGAAATGTTAGTCTGA